The Primulina huaijiensis isolate GDHJ02 chromosome 17, ASM1229523v2, whole genome shotgun sequence genome window below encodes:
- the LOC140962697 gene encoding ABC transporter G family member 32-like, producing the protein MWNSAENIAARSESFREDGDDEEALRWAALERLPTYNRVRLGIFRNVVGDSKEVEVHKLEAQEQNVILDRLINSVDNDWEKFFTRMRRRFDRVDLDFPKVEVRFEHLTVESFVHLGSRALPTISNFIINMTEALFRQLRIYSGKRRKLTILDDVSGIIRPGRLTLLLGPPSSGKTTLLLALAGRLNSDLQMSGKVTYNGHGLNEFVPQRTSAYVSQQDWHIPEMTVRETLNFSSRCQGVGYKYDMLLELSRREKLAGIKPDEDLDIFMKALSLEGKESGLAVEYILKILGLDLCADTFVGDEMLKGISGGQKKRLTTGELLVSPSRVLFMDEISTGLDSATTFQIIKYLKHSTYALDGTTVISLLQPAPETYELFDDIILMSEGQIVYQGPRAAAPEFFSCMGFHCPERKNVADFLQEIVSKKDQEQYWARLDLPYRYIPVAKFAEAFRQYNIGKNLSEELDTPFDKRYSHPAALTTSRYGVRKTELLKICFDWQLLLMKRNLFIYVFKFIQLLLVALITMSVFCRNTMHHDTIDDGGLYLGELYFSMIIMLFNGFTEVSMLVVKLPVLYKYRDLHFYPCWAFTFPYWLLSILTSLVESGFWVAVTYYVVGFDPNITRFLRQFLLFFFLHQMSLALFRVMGSLGRNMIVANTFGSFAMLIVMTLGGYIISRDRIPSWWIWGFWISPLAYAQDAVSVNEFLGHAWDKRSGDNSNLSLGKALLKARSLFPENYWYWIGVGALIGYIGLFNILFTIFLWNLNPLGKRQAVVSKEELHERENMRKGEPIVIRLRDFLQHSGSFAKKSFKQKGMVLPFQPLSMSFSNINYYVDVPMELRQQGVPVDKLQLLNNITGAFRPGVLTALVGVSGAGKTTLMDVLAGRKTGGVIEGTISLSGHPKKQETFARISGYCEQNDIHSPCLTVHESLLFSASLRLSPDIELETQKAFVEEVMELVELIPLRGALVGLPGVDGLSTEQRKRLTIAVELVANPSIVFMDEPTSGLDARSAAIVMRTVRNIVNTGRTIVCTIHQPSIDIFESFDELLFMKRGGELIYAGPLGPKSCDLIRYFEDIDGIPRIKNGYNPATWMLEVTSPIEESRLGIDFAEIYRRSKLFQYNKELVERLSQPSGDSKELNFPSKYSVSYFDQFVACLWKQNLSYWRNPQYTAVRFFYTVIISLMLGSICWGFGSKRDTQQDIFNAMGSMYAAVLFIGITNGTAVQPVVSVERFVSYRERAAGMYSALPFAFAQVALEFPYVFAQTIIYCAIFYSMASFEWAVSKFLWYLFFMYFTMLYFTFYGMMTTAVTPNHNLAAIIAAPFYMLWNLFSGFMIPHKRIPIWWRWYYWANPVAWSLYGLLASQYADSEKLVKLSDGIQLMSTRLLVKDVFGFRHDFVGIAGVMVVGFCLLFAVIFAYAIKAFNFQKR; encoded by the exons ATGTGGAACTCGGCGGAGAATATAGCCGCGCGTTCGGAGTCGTTTAGGGAGGACGGGGACGATGAGGAGGCGCTGCGGTGGGCGGCGCTAGAGCGGCTGCCGACTTACAACCGCGTGAGGCTCGGCATTTTCCGCAATGTGGTGGGGGATTCGAAGGAGGTTGAGGTGCACAAGCTCGAAGCTCAAGAGCAAAATGTTATCTTGGATCGGTTGATTAACTCGGTTGATAATGACTGGGAGAAGTTCTTCACTCGCATGCGACGCCGTTTCGATAG AGTTGACTTGGATTTCCCAAAAGTTGAAGTGAGGTTTGAGCATTTGACAGTTGAATCATTTGTTCACCTTGGTAGCAGAGCTTTGCCCACAATATCGAATTTTATCATCAACATGACAGAG GCCTTATTTAGACAGCTGAGGATATATTCTGGTAAGAGGAGAAAGCTGACAATTTTAGATGATGTTAGTGGGATAATTCGACCAGGAAG ATTAACATTATTATTGGGTCCTCCAAGCTCTGGAAAGACGACTCTTCTTCTCGCCCTTGCTGGACGTCTCAACTCTGATCTTCAG ATGTCAGGTAAAGTAACGTACAATGGGCATGGGCTGAATGAGTTTGTTCCTCAAAGAACATCTGCTTATGTCAGTCAACAAGATTGGCACATACCAGAGATGACAGTTAGAGAAACCCTCAACTTTTCATCTCGTTGTCAAGGTGTTGGGTATAAATATG ATATGCTTCTGGAACTTTCAAGAAGAGAAAAGCTTGCTGGAATAAAGCCTGATGAAGATCTTGATATATTCATGAAG GCCCTGTCTTTGGAGGGGAAGGAATCAGGCCTTGCGGTGGAGTACATCTTGAAG ATTTTGGGATTGGACCTTTGTGCGGATACCTTTGTTGGAGATGAAATGCTTAAAGGGATATCTGGTGGCCAAAAGAAGCGCCTGACAACAG GTGAATTATTGGTCAGCCCGTCAAGAGTGTTATTCATGGATGAGATATCAACAGGTCTTGATAGTGCCACTACATTCCAAATAATCAAGTATCTTAAGCATTCAACCTACGCACTTGATGGAACCACTGTGATTTCTCTGCTTCAACCAGCACCTGAGACATACGAGCTATTTGATGATATTATTCTCATGTCTGAGGGCCAAATCGTGTACCAGGGACCTCGTGCAGCTGCCCCAGAGTTCTTTTCATGCATGGGATTTCATTGCCCAGAGAGAAAAAATGTTGCGGACTTTCTTCAAGAA ATCGTATCAAAGAAGGACCAAGAGCAATATTGGGCTCGTCTTGATCTTCCGTATCGGTACATACCAGTTGCTAAATTCGCTGAAGCTTTTCGCCAATACAACATTGGGAAGAATTTATCTGAAGAGCTGGATACCCCATTTGATAAGCGTTACAGTCATCCGGCAGCCTTGACGACTTCTCGATATGGTGTCAGGAAAACTGAACTACTTAAAATCTGTTTCGACTGGCAGTTGCTGCTTATGAAACGGAATTTGTTTATCtatgtatttaaatttatacAG CTCCTTCTGGTTGCTCTGATTACAATGAGTGTTTTTTGCCGTAATACGATGCATCATGACACAATTGATGACGGGGGCCTTTATTTAGGAGAATTGTACTTTTCCATGATCATTATGCTTTTCAATGGCTTCACAGAGGTTTCCATGCTTGTTGTCAAGCTTCCAGTTCTGTACAAGTACAGGGACTTGCACTTCTATCCATGTTGGGCTTTTACATTTCCTTATTGGCTGTTGAGCATTCTGACGTCACTAGTAGAATCAGGTTTCTGGGTAGCAGTGACGTACTATGTCGTTGGATTTGATCCAAATATTACAAG ATTTCTTCGTCAATTCttgcttttcttttttctgCATCAAATGTCTCTTGCTCTTTTCCGTGTGATGGGTTCCTTGGGCCGTAACATGATCGTGGCAAATACTTTTGGATCCTTTGCCATGTTGATAGTCATGACTCTTGGGGGATATATAATTTCAAGAG ATAGGATCCCTAGTTGGTGGATCTGGGGATTTTGGATTTCTCCTTTAGCTTATGCTCAAGATGCTGTTTCTGTGAATGAATTCCTTGGTCATGCCTGGGACAAG AGAAGTGGAGACAATTCGAATTTGTCACTAGGCAAAGCATTACTCAAAGCTAGAAGTTTGTTCCCAGAAAATTACTGGTACTGGATTGGTGTAGGTGCATTGATCGGTTACATAGGCTTATTCAATATCCTTTTTACCATTTTCCTCTGGAACCTGAACC CTCTTGGGAAGCGTCAAGCTGTTGTCTCTAAAGAAGAACTCCACGAGAGAGAGAACATGCGGAAAGGAGAACCTATTGTCATCCGTCTTAGAGACTTTCTACAGCATTCTGGCTCATTTGCTA AGAAGAGTTTTAAGCAAAAAGGAATGGTGCTTCCTTTCCAGCCACTTTCTATGTCTTTCAGCAATATTAATTACTACGTGGATGTGCCCATG GAACTGAGGCAGCAAGGTGTTCCAGTGGATAAATTGCAATTACTGAATAACATCACTGGAGCATTTAGACCTGGTGTGCTCACAGCTTTGGTTGGAGTTAGTGGTGCTGGAAAAACCACCCTTATGGATGTATTAGCTGGAAGAAAGACTGGTGGAGTTATTGAAGGAACCATCAGTTTATCGGGTCATCCAAAAAAACAAGAGACTTTTGCCAGAATATCAGGGTACTGTGAACAAAACGACATTCATTCTCCCTGCTTAACTGTTCATGAATCACTTCTGTTCTCTGCTTCGCTACGGTTGTCCCCAGATATTGAGTTGGAAACACAAAAG GCATTTGTTGAGGAGGTTATGGAACTTGTGGAACTTATTCCGTTGAGAGGAGCGTTAGTAGGCCTACCCGGAGTTGATGGATTATCAACGGAGCAAAGAAAGCGCCTTACTATTGCCGTTGAACTGGTAGCCAACCCTTCTATTGTATTCATGGATGAGCCCACATCAGGCTTAGATGCAAGATCTGCAGCCATTGTGATGAGGACAGTGAGGAATATAGTGAACACTGGAAGAACAATTGTTTGTACGATTCATCAGCCTAGCATTGACATCTTTGAATCCTTTGACGAG CTTTTATTTATGAAACGGGGTGGAGAGCTCATTTATGCCGGTCCACTTGGTCCAAAGTCTTGCGATTTGATCCGGTATTTTGAG GATATTGACGGAATACCAAGGATCAAGAATGGATATAATCCGGCTACATGGATGTTAGAGGTTACATCACCAATAGAGGAAAGCCGCTTGGGCAttgattttgctgaaatttACCGAAGATCAAAACTATTTCA ATATAATAAAGAGTTGGTCGAGAGGCTGAGCCAGCCAAGTGGCGATTCAAAAGAGCTTAATTTTCCTTCAAAGTATTCTGTGTCATATTTCGACCAATTTGTGGCTTGCCTTTGGAAGCAGAACCTGTCTTACTGGCGAAACCCACAATACACCGCAGTTCGCTTCTTCTATACAGTAATAATATCATTGATGCTGGGATCCATATGTTGGGGATTTGGTTCAAAAAG GGACACACAGCAAGACATATTTAACGCTATGGGATCAATGTATGCAGCAGTGCTGTTCATCGGAATTACGAATGGCACTGCCGTTCAACCAGTTGTTTCTGTTGAAAGATTTGTTTCATACAGGGAAAGAGCAGCAGGAATGTATTCGGCTTTGCCATTTGCATTCGCTCAG GTTGCTCTCGAGTTTCCTTACGTATTCGCCCAGACAATTATTTACTGTGCAATTTTCTATTCAATGGCTTCCTTTGAGTGGGCTGTTTCCAAATTTTTGTGGTACTTGTTCTTCATGTACTTCACAATGTTGTATTTCACCTTTTATGGCATGATGACAACTGCTGTCACACCAAACCACAACCTTGCGGCCATTATCGCAGCCCCATTTTACATGCTTTGGAATCTCTTTAGTGGATTCATGATACCTCATAAG AGAATTCCGATATGGTGGCGATGGTATTATTGGGCGAACCCCGTTGCGTGGAGTCTGTATGGCCTCCTAGCTTCTCAATATGCTGACAGTGAGAAATTGGTGAAGCTTTCTGATGGAATCCAGTTAATGTCAACAAGGCTATTAGTCAAGGATGTCTTTGGATTTAGGCACGATTTCGTCGGCATCGCGGGAGTTATGGTGGTCGGGTTCTGCTTGTTATTTGCTGTGATTTTTGCTTATGCTATCAAAGCTTTTAACTTCCAGAAGAGATAA